In Anabrus simplex isolate iqAnaSimp1 chromosome 4, ASM4041472v1, whole genome shotgun sequence, a single genomic region encodes these proteins:
- the LOC137500483 gene encoding uncharacterized protein, translating into MSPHATAMVIGKVDSTYRKIKETFGERKTECINIKSSNGKPPLGRKDKGTILRCLNICIFSFSATDVLYQSTWFAFKRLQFLWDKDKPRGGLSTLSTFLLQSKHLINEELKFLKSTICFNYSTGCRMPAPDNEQEQADTQHAEGTIGTISCPPQPVSHKRKRRVEDERLEKAFEILAESASKHQEEDECQIFGNLVVKSMQKYSPINRAEIEHSLVDILLRADRGQYDHFPHPLPSPVHSTYSQYPHHAAQNNVHQLPNPSHFQGYTSPCGWGWQNNTTVTPACRKRRLKGASGALNFGAWVGDQGALRGVLALLPLTCARLLTFIYPIQLPLVNSCSFPTPTVLRMEA; encoded by the exons ATGTCACCGCATGCCACTGCTATGGTAATAGGAAAAGTAGATTcaacatacaggaaaatcaaggaaacctttggagaaaggaaaactgagtgtataaatattaagagctcaaatggaaaaccacctctAGGGAGAAAAGACAAG GGTACTATATTACGATGTTTGAATATAtgcattttttcattttcagcaaCTGACGTGTTGTATCAGAGCACATGGTTTGCTTTTAAGCGTCTGCAGTTCCTATGGGACAAAGACAAGCCGCGAGGTGGTTTAAGCACTTTAAGTACATTTTTACTGCAAAGTAAACACTTAATAAATGAAGAGTTAAAATTTTTAAA GTCCACTATATGTTTCAACTATTCAACAGGTTGTAGA ATGCCGGCACCAGACAACGAACAAGAACAAGCAGATACACAACATGCAGAAGGGACCATAGGAACTATATCGTGTCCCCCGCAGCCTGTTTCCCATAAACGGAAAAGACGAGTTGAGGATGAGAGACTAGAGAAGGCATTTGAAATACTGGCCGAATCTGCAAGCAAACATCAAGAAGAGGACGAATGCCAGATCTTCGGGAACTTAGTTGTCAAAAGTATGCAGAAATATTCACCAATAAATCGAGCCGAAATTGAACATTCTTTGGTGGACATTTTACTTCGTGCAGACCGGGGACAGtatgaccactttccccatccactACCTTCTCCGGTTCACTCAacatattcccaatatccccatcatgctgcacagaataatgttcatcagctgccgaacccatcacattttcaaggttacacctccccctgtggatgggggtggcagaataataccacggtaacccctgcctgtcgtaagaggcgactaaaaggggcctcaggggctctgaactttggagcatgggttggcgaccaaggggccctcaggggagtcctggcattgcttccacttacttgtgcccgactcctcactttcatctatcctatccaacttcccttggtcaactcttgttcttttccgaccccgacggttttacgtatggaggcctag